One window from the genome of Mumia sp. ZJ1417 encodes:
- a CDS encoding GuaB3 family IMP dehydrogenase-related protein produces MDIEIGAAKRGRRAYAFDDIAIVPSRRTRDPEEVSTAWQIDAYRFEIPVVAAPMDSVMSPETAIMLGKLGGLGVIDLEGLWTRYDDPVPLLEEVATLEPREATVRLQRIYEEPIKAELIHERLKQIRDAGVTVAGALSPQRTKQFAQTVVDSGVDLFVIRGTTVSAEHVSGQTEPLNLKEFIYELDIPVIVGGCATHQAALHLMRTGAAGVLVGFGGGAAHTTRQVLGVAVPMASAVADVAAARRDYLDESGGRYVHVIADGSVGHSGDLAKAIACGADAVMVGSPFARAAEAPGRGFHWGAEAWHSDLPRGQRIDLGTVGSFESVLFGPSTAPDGTMNLIGALRRAMATTGYTELKEFQRVEVVVQ; encoded by the coding sequence ATGGACATCGAGATCGGCGCCGCCAAGCGCGGCCGCAGGGCGTACGCGTTCGACGACATCGCGATTGTGCCGAGCCGCCGTACCCGTGACCCCGAAGAGGTCTCGACGGCGTGGCAGATCGACGCGTACCGGTTCGAGATCCCGGTCGTCGCGGCGCCGATGGACTCGGTCATGTCGCCGGAGACCGCGATCATGCTCGGCAAGCTCGGTGGCCTCGGCGTCATCGACCTCGAGGGCCTGTGGACGCGCTACGACGACCCGGTCCCGCTCCTCGAGGAGGTGGCGACCCTCGAGCCGCGCGAGGCGACGGTGCGGCTCCAGCGCATCTACGAGGAGCCGATCAAGGCCGAGCTGATCCACGAGCGGCTCAAGCAGATCCGCGACGCGGGCGTGACCGTCGCCGGCGCGCTCTCGCCGCAGCGGACGAAGCAGTTCGCGCAGACGGTCGTCGACTCGGGAGTCGACCTGTTCGTCATCCGCGGCACGACCGTGTCGGCCGAGCACGTCTCCGGCCAGACCGAGCCGCTGAACCTCAAGGAGTTCATCTACGAGCTCGACATCCCCGTGATCGTCGGCGGCTGCGCCACGCACCAGGCGGCCCTGCACCTCATGCGGACGGGTGCTGCGGGCGTGCTCGTCGGCTTCGGCGGGGGAGCGGCACACACGACCCGTCAGGTGCTCGGCGTCGCGGTCCCGATGGCGAGCGCGGTGGCCGACGTCGCCGCGGCGCGTCGTGACTACCTCGACGAGTCCGGCGGCCGCTATGTGCACGTCATCGCCGACGGCTCGGTCGGACACAGCGGCGACCTCGCCAAGGCGATCGCCTGCGGCGCGGACGCGGTGATGGTCGGCTCGCCGTTCGCACGGGCCGCTGAGGCTCCCGGGCGAGGGTTCCACTGGGGTGCCGAGGCGTGGCACTCCGACCTTCCGCGCGGGCAGCGCATCGATCTCGGGACGGTCGGGTCGTTCGAGTCGGTCCTGTTCGGCCCGTCGACGGCGCCTGACGGCACGATGAACCTCATCGGCGCGCTGCGCCGGGCGATGGCGACGACCGGCTACACGGAGCTCAAGGAGTTCCAGCGCGTCGAGGTCGTCGTCCAGTAG
- the guaB gene encoding IMP dehydrogenase yields the protein MDLNAAGVPEKFAPLGLTYDDVLLLPGETDVIPSEVDTRARLTRGIELNIPLISAAMDTVTEARMAIAMAREGGIGILHRNLSVEDQAYQVDLVKRTQTGVISNPITITPKATLEELDEICGEYRVSGLPVVDGDDKLLGIVTNRDLRFVPVAEWSKKTVGEVMTTMPLITGPVDIDREDAAELLRAHKKERLPLVDETGHLRGLITVKDFVKSEQFPHASKDAQGRLLVGAAVGFFGDSWDRATALVEAGVDVLVVDTAHGHARALLEMIQRLKADPATSHVQIIGGNVATYAGAKALVDAGVDAVKVGVGPGSICTTRVVAGVGVPQVTAIYEASRATKPAGVPLIGDGGLQYSGDIAKALVAGADTVMVGSLLAGTEESPGELIFVNGKQYKSYRGMGSLGAMSSRGKKSYSRDRYFQADVTSDDQLVPEGIEGQVAYRGMLGAVVRQLVGGLHQSMFYVGSRTIPELQERGQFVRITAAGLKESHPHDIQMTVEAPNYARF from the coding sequence ATGGATCTCAACGCGGCAGGTGTACCCGAGAAGTTCGCACCGCTGGGTCTCACGTACGACGATGTCCTCCTCCTGCCAGGGGAGACCGACGTCATCCCCAGCGAGGTGGACACCCGTGCACGGCTGACTCGTGGCATCGAGCTCAACATCCCGCTGATCTCTGCGGCGATGGACACCGTCACCGAGGCGCGGATGGCGATCGCGATGGCCCGCGAGGGCGGCATCGGGATCCTCCACCGCAACCTGTCCGTCGAGGACCAGGCCTACCAGGTCGATCTCGTCAAGCGGACCCAGACCGGCGTCATCTCCAACCCGATCACGATCACCCCCAAGGCGACGCTGGAGGAGCTCGACGAGATCTGCGGCGAGTACCGCGTCTCGGGGCTCCCGGTGGTCGACGGCGACGACAAGCTCCTGGGCATCGTTACCAACCGCGACCTTCGCTTCGTCCCGGTCGCCGAGTGGTCCAAGAAGACCGTCGGCGAGGTCATGACGACGATGCCGCTGATCACCGGCCCGGTCGACATCGACCGTGAGGACGCCGCCGAGCTGCTGCGCGCCCACAAGAAGGAGCGCCTCCCGCTCGTCGACGAGACCGGCCACCTGCGCGGCCTCATCACGGTCAAGGACTTCGTGAAGTCCGAGCAGTTCCCTCATGCGAGCAAGGACGCCCAGGGGCGTCTGCTCGTCGGTGCGGCCGTCGGCTTCTTCGGTGACTCCTGGGACCGCGCGACCGCACTCGTCGAGGCGGGCGTCGACGTGCTCGTCGTCGACACGGCCCACGGGCACGCCAGGGCACTGCTCGAGATGATCCAGCGGCTCAAGGCCGACCCGGCCACCTCCCACGTCCAGATCATCGGCGGCAACGTCGCCACGTACGCCGGCGCCAAGGCACTGGTCGACGCGGGCGTCGACGCGGTCAAGGTCGGCGTCGGCCCGGGCTCGATCTGCACGACGCGGGTCGTGGCGGGCGTCGGTGTGCCGCAGGTGACCGCGATCTACGAGGCCTCGCGTGCGACCAAGCCGGCGGGCGTGCCGCTCATCGGCGACGGCGGCCTTCAATACTCCGGCGACATCGCCAAGGCGCTCGTCGCCGGTGCCGACACGGTGATGGTCGGCTCGTTGCTCGCCGGCACCGAGGAGAGCCCCGGTGAGCTGATCTTCGTCAACGGCAAGCAGTACAAGTCCTACCGCGGCATGGGCTCGCTCGGCGCGATGTCCTCGCGCGGCAAGAAGTCCTACTCCCGGGACCGCTACTTCCAGGCCGACGTCACCAGCGACGACCAGCTCGTTCCCGAGGGCATCGAGGGGCAGGTCGCCTACCGCGGCATGCTCGGTGCCGTCGTCCGCCAGCTCGTCGGCGGTCTCCACCAGTCGATGTTCTACGTGGGTTCGCGGACCATCCCCGAGCTCCAGGAGCGCGGCCAGTTCGTCCGGATCACGGCGGCCGGTCTCAAGGAGAGCCACCCGCACGACATCCAGATGACGGTCGAGGCGCCCAACTACGCACGCTTCTGA
- a CDS encoding sigma-70 family RNA polymerase sigma factor, with protein MLPSHLAGEADLTDLAHRAIGDSDVMDALMRDVRTVSHRYCRARLSGYRDGGQLADDVAQEICIAVFQALPTFEDHGVPFEAFVYAIGSRKVADAQRSAYRSRHIFVEVVPDLGDTAASAESEVLDRFEAKDVLDLLDSLPERLREVLVLRVAMGLSAADVGMTMGMTAGAVRIAQHRALQRLRALHRAREITRGEVRA; from the coding sequence ATGCTCCCCAGCCACCTCGCCGGCGAGGCTGACCTGACCGATCTCGCGCACCGTGCGATCGGCGACAGCGACGTCATGGATGCGTTGATGCGAGACGTCCGTACGGTCTCGCACCGCTACTGTCGCGCCCGCCTGTCGGGCTATCGCGACGGAGGGCAGCTGGCCGACGACGTCGCGCAGGAGATCTGCATCGCCGTCTTCCAGGCACTTCCGACGTTCGAGGACCACGGTGTCCCGTTCGAGGCGTTCGTGTACGCGATCGGCAGCCGCAAGGTTGCCGACGCGCAGCGCAGCGCGTACCGGTCGCGGCACATCTTCGTCGAGGTCGTCCCCGACCTCGGCGACACCGCGGCGTCGGCCGAGAGCGAGGTCCTCGACCGGTTCGAAGCGAAGGACGTGCTCGACCTCCTCGACTCGCTGCCCGAGCGTCTCCGCGAGGTGCTGGTCCTCCGCGTCGCGATGGGCCTGAGCGCGGCCGATGTCGGCATGACCATGGGTATGACGGCCGGCGCTGTCCGGATCGCTCAGCACCGCGCGCTCCAGCGGCTGCGTGCGCTGCACCGGGCCCGTGAGATCACGCGAGGGGAGGTGCGTGCATGA